From a single Candidatus Methylomirabilota bacterium genomic region:
- a CDS encoding MGMT family protein, with the protein RGQVATYGQIAAWLGFPRHARMVGHALRSVPSGVPWHRVVNARGGISRRAAVGSVVTQRILLEQEGVRLHRGRVALARHGWEGPMRRRPRWDPRPERRGSRTTKRTYGG; encoded by the coding sequence ACGGGGACAGGTAGCGACCTACGGGCAGATCGCGGCATGGCTCGGCTTTCCCCGGCATGCGCGCATGGTCGGACACGCGCTCCGGAGCGTGCCGTCCGGCGTGCCCTGGCACCGGGTGGTCAACGCGAGGGGCGGGATCAGCCGTCGCGCGGCCGTGGGCAGCGTGGTGACGCAGCGGATCCTCCTCGAGCAGGAGGGCGTGCGCTTGCACCGAGGCCGCGTGGCCCTGGCCCGCCACGGCTGGGAAGGGCCGATGAGACGGCGCCCGCGATGGGACCCTCGACCTGAGCGGCGCGGCTCGCGAACAACGAAGCGGACTTACGGAGGATGA
- a CDS encoding LLM class F420-dependent oxidoreductase: MRLGLNMGYSGSALRIDMPLVLEADRLGFSSVWSAEAYGSDAVTTITWVAALTKQIGVGTAIMQIPARTPTLTATTALTLDELSGGRFRLGLGVSGPQVVEGWHGVPFGKPLQRTREYVEIVRSVWRREKPVEFKGQYYQIPYAGTDATGLGKPLKSILHGRADIPIYLAAIGPRNVALAAEIADGWLPVIFSPQRMAVFKESLESGFARAGGGKSLARFDLAPTVPVVLGDDVAACRAMVKPRLALYVGGMGARGRNFYNDLVCRYGYEGPAKTIQDLYLSGKKEEAAAAVPDALVDEVALCGPRERIRERLEVWKSSGVTTLICGVGQVEALRAMAELAL; encoded by the coding sequence ATGCGCCTCGGCTTGAACATGGGCTACTCGGGCTCCGCGCTCCGCATCGATATGCCCCTCGTCCTGGAGGCCGACCGGCTGGGCTTTTCCTCCGTGTGGTCGGCCGAGGCCTATGGTTCCGACGCCGTGACGACCATCACCTGGGTGGCCGCGCTGACCAAGCAGATCGGCGTGGGGACAGCCATCATGCAGATTCCCGCCCGGACCCCCACGTTGACGGCGACCACGGCGCTCACTCTCGACGAGCTGTCGGGCGGCCGCTTTCGCCTGGGGCTCGGCGTCTCGGGGCCGCAGGTGGTCGAAGGCTGGCACGGCGTACCCTTCGGCAAGCCGCTCCAGCGCACGCGGGAGTACGTCGAGATCGTCCGCTCGGTGTGGCGGCGCGAGAAGCCCGTCGAGTTCAAGGGGCAGTACTACCAGATCCCGTACGCGGGCACGGACGCGACCGGACTGGGGAAGCCGCTCAAGTCCATCCTCCACGGCCGCGCGGACATTCCCATCTATCTCGCCGCCATAGGGCCGAGGAACGTGGCCCTGGCCGCCGAGATCGCCGACGGCTGGCTGCCCGTCATCTTCTCGCCTCAGCGCATGGCCGTCTTCAAGGAGTCGCTCGAGTCGGGCTTCGCGCGCGCGGGCGGCGGCAAGTCCCTCGCCCGCTTCGACCTCGCGCCCACCGTGCCCGTCGTGCTGGGCGACGATGTCGCCGCCTGCCGGGCCATGGTCAAGCCGCGCCTCGCCCTCTACGTGGGCGGCATGGGGGCGCGCGGGCGCAACTTCTACAACGATCTCGTGTGCCGCTATGGCTATGAGGGCCCCGCCAAGACCATCCAGGACCTCTATCTCTCCGGCAAGAAGGAGGAAGCGGCCGCGGCGGTGCCGGACGCCCTCGTGGACGAGGTGGCGCTCTGCGGCCCTCGTGAGCGCATCCGCGAGCGCCTCGAGGTCTGGAAGTCCTCCGGCGTGAC